The following are from one region of the Ananas comosus cultivar F153 linkage group 20, ASM154086v1, whole genome shotgun sequence genome:
- the LOC109725791 gene encoding casparian strip membrane protein 3-like has protein sequence MKGEAIEQGETSRAPMARGINRGTSILDLILRLLALIGTLGSAIAMGTTNETLPFFTQFIQFKAEYNDLPTFTFFVVANSVVCVYLVLSIPLSIVHIIKTRARYSRLILIFFDAAMLALLTAGASAAAAIVYLAHKGNVRANWFAICQQFNSFCERISGSLIGSFAAIIMMILLIFLSAFALARH, from the exons ATGAAGGGAGAAGCCATTGAGCAAGGAGAAACTTCAAGGGCCCCCATGGCTAGAGGAATCAATAGAGGGACATCCATTTTAGACCTAATCCTTCGCCTCCTCGCGCTCATCGGCACACTAGGGAGTGCCATTGCCATGGGGACAACTAATGAGACCCTCCCTTTCTTCACTCAGTTCATTCAGTTCAAGGCGGAGTACAACGATCTCCCGACGTTCAC CTTCTTTGTGGTTGCGAATTCGGTGGTGTGTGTTTATCTTGTCCTATCCATTCCGCTGTCCATAGTGCACATCATCAAGACCAGGGCAAGATATAGTAGGTTGATCCTGATCTTCTTCGATGCG GCAATGCTAGCTCTCTTGACGGCGGGGGCTTCAGCAGCGGCGGCAATCGTCTACTTAGCGCACAAGGGCAACGTAAGGGCAAACTGGTTTGCGATTTGCCAACAATTCAACTCCTTCTGCGAGCGCATCTCCGGTTCGCTGATAGGCTCCTTCGCGGCGATCATCATGATGATCCTGCTCATCTTCCTATCCGCTTTCGCTCTCGCGAGGCATTGA